In a genomic window of Variovorax paradoxus:
- a CDS encoding nucleoside deaminase, producing MNTPAFPSADLSPRDLELLRMTIALSEESKARGRHPFAALVANEHGEVVVSAGNNSMPPEGDPTQHAELVAAAQAARLLAPEALARCTLYTSAEPCCMCAGAIYWTNIGRVVYALSEHALLGLTGDHPENPTFSLPCREVFVRGQRPIEVIGPVLEDEAAAPHHGFWNHAR from the coding sequence ATGAACACACCCGCCTTCCCATCCGCCGACCTGTCCCCCCGCGACCTCGAACTGCTGCGCATGACGATCGCGCTGTCCGAGGAATCGAAGGCCCGCGGCCGCCACCCGTTCGCGGCGCTGGTGGCCAACGAGCACGGCGAGGTCGTCGTCAGCGCCGGCAACAACTCGATGCCGCCCGAGGGCGATCCCACGCAGCATGCCGAGCTGGTCGCGGCCGCGCAGGCGGCGCGCCTGCTCGCGCCCGAAGCGCTCGCGCGCTGCACGCTCTACACCAGCGCCGAGCCCTGCTGCATGTGCGCCGGCGCGATCTACTGGACCAACATCGGCCGCGTGGTCTACGCGCTGTCGGAGCACGCGCTGCTCGGCCTCACCGGCGACCATCCCGAGAACCCGACCTTTTCGCTGCCCTGCCGCGAGGTCTTCGTGCGCGGCCAGCGGCCCATCGAAGTCATCGGGCCGGTGCTCGAGGACGAGGCGGCCGCGCCGCACCATGGCTTCTGGAACCACGCCCGATGA
- the argE gene encoding acetylornithine deacetylase produces the protein MSLTLSPRSLELAQALVRMNTISANSNLQLIELAQSHLAALGVKSRITYNAERTKANLFATLGEGKPAGVIVSGHTDTVPWDGQDWSVDPLSATVRDGRLYGRGSADMKSFIAVALANAERFLASEAPFAVHFAFSYEEEIGCFGVKELIADMRDAGIKPLACIVGEPTSMVPAIAHKGVYRYKCCVRGKEAHSSLTPKSVNAIEMAARVIGKVRDMAEGFERDEPRYEGFDVPFSTASVGQFHGGIADNVVPRDAEFRYEFRDLPTADAKRMQQEVLAYAGSLEPAMKKVAPDAGFSFDTICEIPSFLGSANDAITKLAQRLAGEERTTLVAFGTEAGLFKNAGIPTVVCGPGSIEQAHQPDEYVSLEQLARCELFMHRLASSPAIG, from the coding sequence ATGTCCCTCACGCTTTCCCCCCGCAGCCTGGAACTGGCCCAGGCCCTGGTGCGCATGAACACCATCAGCGCCAACAGCAACCTCCAGCTGATCGAGCTGGCCCAGTCGCATCTCGCGGCCCTGGGCGTCAAGAGCCGCATCACCTACAACGCCGAGCGCACCAAGGCCAACCTGTTCGCCACGCTGGGCGAGGGCAAGCCGGCCGGCGTGATCGTCTCGGGCCACACCGACACGGTGCCCTGGGACGGCCAGGACTGGAGCGTCGACCCGCTCTCGGCCACGGTGCGCGACGGCCGCCTGTACGGCCGCGGCTCGGCCGACATGAAAAGCTTCATCGCGGTGGCGCTCGCGAATGCCGAGCGCTTCCTCGCGAGCGAGGCGCCCTTCGCGGTGCACTTCGCCTTCAGCTACGAGGAGGAGATCGGCTGCTTCGGCGTGAAGGAGCTGATCGCCGACATGCGCGACGCGGGCATCAAGCCGCTGGCCTGCATCGTGGGCGAACCCACGAGCATGGTGCCGGCCATCGCGCACAAGGGCGTGTACCGCTACAAGTGCTGCGTGCGCGGCAAGGAAGCGCATTCCTCGCTCACGCCGAAGTCGGTCAACGCCATCGAGATGGCCGCGCGCGTGATCGGCAAGGTGCGCGACATGGCCGAGGGCTTCGAGCGCGACGAGCCGCGCTACGAGGGCTTCGACGTGCCCTTCAGCACCGCCAGCGTGGGCCAGTTCCACGGCGGCATCGCCGACAACGTGGTGCCGCGCGACGCCGAGTTCCGCTACGAGTTCCGCGACCTGCCGACCGCCGACGCGAAGCGCATGCAGCAGGAAGTGCTGGCCTATGCGGGCTCGCTCGAGCCGGCGATGAAGAAGGTCGCGCCCGACGCCGGCTTCAGCTTCGACACCATCTGCGAGATCCCGAGCTTCCTCGGCAGCGCGAACGACGCGATCACCAAGCTCGCGCAGCGCCTCGCGGGCGAGGAGCGCACCACGCTGGTGGCCTTCGGCACCGAGGCGGGCCTGTTCAAGAACGCCGGCATCCCCACCGTGGTGTGCGGCCCCGGCAGCATCGAGCAGGCGCACCAGCCCGACGAGTACGTGAGCCTCGAGCAGCTCGCGCGCTGCGAACTCTTCATGCACCGCCTGGCGTCCTCGCCGGCCATCGGCTGA
- a CDS encoding DUF445 domain-containing protein produces the protein MKRVALGLLCAAAALYAFATVLHDRHPAFGYLAAFAEAAMVGAIADWFAVVALFRHPLGLPIPHTAIIPSNKDRIGAKLAGFICNNFLSTAQVLAKLREFDPAGRMAEWLARPASGERLGEWGVTATRYGLSAFDDARVRDFIGKAAAAGLEKIDLSQLMGQTLGALTAGGRHQALLDGVLEQLAGVLDGEEVQAHITEAIAREIKTLRFVGLDQVAARLATRKIVAAVAHTIAELAAEPDHPMRRRFDHFVDDFIVRLQHDPEFHARGERIRAELIAHPALGDYLHGLWGELLAWLHEDLGRDDSTIRRRIASMAAALGQRLSGDEAIRRWINEQIEAAAPLAIERYREDIRRYIVERVAQWNTEEMTAELERNIGRDLQFIRVNGTLVGGLVGLVIHAATQLLRV, from the coding sequence ATGAAGCGCGTGGCGCTGGGCCTGCTGTGCGCCGCCGCGGCGCTCTATGCGTTCGCCACGGTGCTGCACGATCGGCATCCGGCCTTCGGCTACCTCGCGGCCTTCGCCGAGGCCGCGATGGTCGGCGCCATCGCCGACTGGTTCGCGGTGGTGGCGCTGTTCCGCCATCCGCTGGGGCTGCCGATCCCGCACACCGCGATCATCCCGAGCAACAAGGACCGCATCGGCGCCAAGCTCGCGGGCTTCATCTGCAACAACTTCCTGAGCACCGCGCAGGTGCTCGCGAAGCTGCGCGAGTTCGATCCGGCCGGCCGCATGGCCGAGTGGCTCGCGCGGCCGGCCAGCGGCGAGCGGCTCGGCGAATGGGGCGTGACGGCCACGCGCTATGGGCTCTCGGCCTTCGACGACGCGCGCGTGCGCGACTTCATCGGCAAGGCCGCGGCGGCCGGGCTCGAGAAGATCGACCTGTCGCAGCTCATGGGCCAGACGCTGGGCGCGCTGACCGCGGGCGGGCGCCACCAGGCGCTGCTCGACGGCGTGCTCGAGCAGCTCGCGGGCGTGCTCGACGGCGAGGAGGTGCAGGCGCACATCACGGAGGCGATCGCGCGCGAGATCAAGACGCTGCGCTTCGTCGGCCTCGACCAGGTGGCGGCGCGCCTGGCCACGCGCAAGATCGTGGCGGCCGTGGCCCACACCATCGCCGAGCTCGCGGCCGAGCCCGACCATCCGATGCGGCGGCGCTTCGACCATTTCGTCGACGACTTCATCGTGCGGCTGCAACACGACCCCGAGTTCCATGCGCGCGGCGAGCGCATCCGCGCCGAGCTGATCGCGCATCCGGCGCTGGGCGACTACCTGCACGGGCTGTGGGGCGAGCTGCTGGCCTGGCTGCACGAGGACCTCGGCCGCGACGATTCGACGATCCGCCGCCGCATAGCGTCGATGGCGGCCGCGCTCGGCCAGCGGCTTTCGGGCGACGAGGCGATCCGGCGCTGGATCAACGAGCAGATCGAGGCCGCGGCGCCGCTCGCGATCGAGCGCTACCGCGAGGACATCCGGCGCTACATCGTGGAGCGCGTGGCGCAGTGGAACACCGAGGAGATGACGGCCGAACTCGAGCGCAACATCGGGCGCGACCTGCAGTTCATCCGCGTCAATGGCACGCTGGTGGGCGGGCTCGTGGGGTTGGTCATCCACGCGGCGACGCAGCTGCTGCGCGTTTGA
- a CDS encoding DUF433 domain-containing protein, whose product MYSGTGIYSIQEASRLIGVPGRDIRRWLFGYHYRKTPGDASTRVDMAPLWTTELVNEDLDDDVLGFRDLLELRFIREFANHGVSMQVIRRCLINAADLYGVSHPMTLPRFRTDGKTIYSEALHEEAKDNSLVDLKSRQSVFKEIIRPSLYTGIVYDKSGKQASKWYPDARNSRRTAIVMDPARQFGAPIIEATGTPTNVLYSSYLAEGGDAKALTITARVYDVPIKSVDIAIRFEENLERPLH is encoded by the coding sequence ATGTACAGCGGAACTGGTATCTACTCCATACAGGAAGCCTCGCGCCTTATCGGTGTGCCGGGCAGGGATATCCGTCGCTGGCTGTTTGGCTATCACTACCGTAAGACTCCCGGCGACGCCTCGACTCGCGTCGACATGGCGCCGCTTTGGACCACCGAGCTGGTGAACGAAGACCTGGACGATGACGTGCTCGGTTTTCGCGATCTGCTTGAACTGCGATTTATTCGCGAGTTCGCTAACCACGGTGTCTCAATGCAGGTCATCAGAAGATGCTTGATCAATGCTGCTGACCTATACGGTGTGTCTCATCCAATGACGCTGCCGCGATTCAGAACAGACGGCAAGACGATCTATTCCGAGGCTCTTCACGAAGAAGCAAAAGACAATTCATTGGTGGACCTCAAGAGCCGTCAATCCGTCTTCAAGGAAATCATTCGCCCGTCGCTATACACGGGGATCGTCTACGACAAGAGCGGAAAGCAAGCCAGCAAGTGGTATCCGGACGCCAGAAACAGCAGACGCACGGCGATCGTCATGGACCCTGCGCGTCAGTTTGGCGCTCCCATCATCGAAGCAACGGGCACACCCACCAATGTGCTCTATTCGTCGTACTTGGCAGAAGGCGGCGATGCAAAAGCGCTGACGATCACTGCTCGCGTGTACGACGTGCCAATCAAGTCCGTGGATATCGCGATCCGCTTCGAGGAAAACCTCGAGCGGCCGCTGCATTGA
- a CDS encoding type III pantothenate kinase, producing the protein MSAATAPFLAIDIGNTRLKWALYDAARPGAALLAQGAEFLDHIERLADGPWADLPSPSSMLGCVVAGDALRRRAEEQVVERFDCPPRWVMPSLAEAGIVNGYDHPTRLGADRWVAMIGARHRMLREGAPRPMVVVLIGTAVTVEAVDADGKFLGGLILPGHGIMLRALESGTAGLHVPTGEVREFPTNTSDALTSGGTYAIAGAVERMVQHVRSHCGAEPACYMTGGAGWKMAPVMNGHFELVESLIMDGLLVIAQQREI; encoded by the coding sequence ATGTCCGCAGCCACCGCTCCCTTTCTCGCGATCGACATCGGCAACACGCGCCTCAAGTGGGCGCTCTACGATGCGGCTCGCCCCGGCGCCGCCCTGCTGGCGCAGGGTGCCGAGTTCCTCGATCACATCGAGCGGCTCGCCGATGGCCCCTGGGCCGATCTGCCATCGCCTTCCAGCATGCTCGGCTGCGTCGTCGCCGGCGACGCGCTGCGCCGCCGCGCCGAGGAGCAGGTGGTCGAGCGCTTCGACTGTCCGCCGCGCTGGGTCATGCCCAGCCTCGCCGAGGCCGGCATCGTCAACGGCTACGACCATCCCACGCGCCTCGGCGCCGACCGCTGGGTCGCCATGATCGGCGCGCGCCACCGCATGCTGCGCGAAGGCGCGCCACGGCCGATGGTGGTGGTGCTGATCGGCACCGCGGTCACCGTCGAGGCCGTCGATGCCGACGGCAAGTTCCTCGGCGGCCTGATCCTGCCGGGCCACGGCATCATGCTGCGCGCGCTCGAGTCGGGCACCGCGGGCCTGCACGTGCCCACCGGCGAGGTGCGCGAATTCCCCACCAACACCAGCGACGCGCTGACCAGCGGCGGCACCTACGCCATCGCCGGCGCGGTCGAGCGCATGGTGCAGCACGTGCGCTCGCACTGCGGCGCCGAGCCGGCCTGCTACATGACCGGCGGCGCGGGCTGGAAGATGGCGCCGGTGATGAACGGCCACTTCGAGCTGGTCGAGAGCCTGATCATGGACGGGCTGCTGGTGATCGCGCAGCAGCGCGAAATCTAA
- the lysM gene encoding peptidoglycan-binding protein LysM, whose amino-acid sequence MGLLSFIKEAGEKLFGGSSAHAAEPDANDKAAAAIKTYIETQNLGLTNLAVTYAASTGIVTLAGNAPSQEASEKASLAAGNVANVTSVENNLVAPAAPPAQYHDVVKGDTLSAISKKYYGDANKYNAIFEANKPMLSHPDKIYPGQKLRIPPLN is encoded by the coding sequence ATGGGATTGCTGAGTTTCATCAAGGAAGCGGGCGAGAAGCTGTTCGGCGGCTCGTCGGCCCACGCGGCCGAACCCGATGCCAACGACAAGGCCGCGGCCGCCATCAAGACCTACATCGAGACGCAGAACCTCGGCCTCACGAACCTCGCCGTGACCTATGCGGCGAGCACCGGCATCGTGACGCTCGCGGGCAATGCGCCCTCGCAGGAAGCCAGCGAAAAAGCCTCGCTCGCGGCCGGCAACGTGGCCAACGTGACGAGCGTGGAGAACAACCTGGTCGCGCCCGCGGCACCGCCCGCGCAGTACCACGACGTGGTCAAGGGCGACACGCTGTCGGCCATCTCCAAGAAGTACTACGGCGACGCCAACAAGTACAACGCGATCTTCGAGGCCAACAAGCCGATGCTGTCGCATCCGGACAAGATCTATCCGGGGCAGAAGCTGCGGATTCCGCCGTTGAACTGA
- a CDS encoding rhodanese-like domain-containing protein: MTEPVGEKGYAGDVTPEQAAQWMASGEAVLVDVRTDAEREWVGFVPGAVPLAWKQWPGMALNPGFDEGVRAAGEGGKKVVLLCRSGVRSIAAAKRATELGVEAYNILEGFEGNPDENGHRGFVGGWRKRGLPWKQN; encoded by the coding sequence ATGACCGAACCCGTGGGTGAAAAAGGCTATGCCGGCGACGTGACGCCCGAACAGGCGGCGCAATGGATGGCCAGCGGCGAGGCCGTGCTGGTCGACGTGCGCACCGATGCCGAGCGCGAGTGGGTCGGCTTCGTGCCGGGCGCGGTGCCGCTGGCGTGGAAGCAGTGGCCGGGGATGGCGCTGAACCCGGGCTTCGACGAGGGCGTGCGCGCGGCTGGCGAGGGCGGGAAGAAGGTGGTGCTGCTGTGCCGCAGCGGCGTGCGTTCGATCGCGGCTGCGAAGCGGGCGACGGAGCTGGGGGTGGAGGCTTACAACATCCTCGAGGGGTTCGAGGGGAATCCGGACGAGAACGGGCACCGGGGGTTTGTTGGGGGGTGGCGCAAGCGTGGGCTGCCCTGGAAGCAGAACTGA
- a CDS encoding TRAP transporter substrate-binding protein, with protein MTDSKPTRRRSLLKGAAVAAGAMSAPMVAMAQTTTLRFQSTWPAKDIFHEYAQDYAKKVNDMAGSRLKIEVLPAGSVVPAFQLLDAVAKGTLDGGHGVVAYWYGKNSALALWGSGPGYGMDANMILAWHTYGGGKALMDEIYKSLNLDVASYLYGPMPTQPLGWFKKPVSKAEDMKGLKFRTVGLAVDVFTDMGAAVNPLPGGEIVPALDRGLIDAAEFNNASSDRVLGFPDVAKNCMLQSFHQCGEQFEVLWNGSKLRALPPELKAVIEYATQAASADMSWKAIDRNSKDYEELKKSGIKFYKTPDSVLRAQLASWDKTIAKKSAENPLFKKVLDSQRAFAERAGQWQNDYSVDFKMAYNHYFGRQAKKT; from the coding sequence ATGACAGACAGCAAACCGACCCGCCGTCGCAGCCTGCTCAAGGGCGCCGCGGTGGCCGCAGGCGCCATGTCGGCGCCGATGGTCGCCATGGCCCAGACCACCACGCTGCGCTTCCAGAGCACCTGGCCGGCCAAGGACATCTTCCACGAGTACGCGCAGGACTACGCGAAGAAGGTCAACGACATGGCCGGCAGCCGCCTCAAGATCGAGGTGCTGCCCGCGGGCTCGGTGGTGCCGGCCTTCCAATTGCTCGACGCCGTCGCCAAGGGCACGCTCGATGGCGGCCATGGCGTGGTCGCCTACTGGTACGGCAAGAACTCCGCGCTCGCGCTCTGGGGTTCGGGCCCGGGCTACGGCATGGACGCCAACATGATCCTGGCCTGGCACACCTACGGCGGCGGCAAGGCGCTGATGGACGAGATCTACAAGAGCCTCAACCTCGACGTGGCCTCGTACCTCTACGGCCCGATGCCCACGCAGCCGCTGGGCTGGTTCAAGAAGCCGGTGTCCAAGGCCGAGGACATGAAGGGCCTGAAGTTCCGCACCGTGGGCCTCGCGGTCGACGTGTTCACCGACATGGGCGCCGCCGTGAACCCGCTGCCCGGCGGCGAGATCGTGCCCGCGCTCGACCGCGGCCTGATCGACGCGGCCGAGTTCAACAACGCCTCGAGCGACCGCGTGCTGGGCTTCCCCGACGTGGCCAAGAACTGCATGCTGCAGAGCTTCCACCAGTGCGGCGAGCAGTTCGAGGTGCTGTGGAACGGCTCCAAGCTGCGCGCGCTGCCGCCCGAGCTCAAGGCCGTGATCGAGTACGCGACCCAGGCCGCGAGCGCCGACATGAGCTGGAAGGCGATCGACCGCAACTCCAAGGATTACGAGGAGCTCAAGAAGAGCGGCATCAAGTTCTACAAGACGCCCGACTCGGTGCTGCGCGCGCAGCTCGCCTCGTGGGACAAGACCATCGCGAAGAAGTCGGCCGAGAACCCGCTGTTCAAGAAGGTGCTCGACTCGCAGCGCGCCTTCGCCGAGCGCGCCGGCCAGTGGCAGAACGACTACTCGGTCGATTTCAAGATGGCCTACAACCACTACTTCGGGCGCCAGGCCAAGAAAACCTGA
- a CDS encoding TRAP transporter small permease subunit, with the protein MQSFLLAVDRFSTWIGKTFAWCALLLTLLISWEVFSRYVLNRPHAWVLDAQIMLYGAMFMTAGAYTLSKNGHVRGDVLYGFFMPRTQALVDLVLYIVFFLPGIVALTWAGWIYASEALAIREQTFSAEPLPLYPFKFVIPLAGFTLLLQGIVEIIRCVQCIRDGAWPSREQDVEEVDVEKLKEMVHVKDADIAALDRVVVANEAREGAR; encoded by the coding sequence ATGCAATCCTTCCTGTTGGCGGTCGACCGGTTCTCGACGTGGATCGGCAAGACTTTCGCCTGGTGTGCCCTGCTGCTCACGCTCTTGATCAGCTGGGAGGTGTTCTCGCGCTACGTGCTCAACCGGCCGCATGCCTGGGTGCTCGACGCGCAGATCATGCTCTACGGCGCCATGTTCATGACCGCCGGGGCCTACACGCTCTCGAAGAACGGCCACGTGCGCGGCGACGTGCTCTACGGCTTCTTCATGCCGCGCACGCAGGCGCTGGTCGACCTGGTGCTCTACATCGTCTTCTTCCTGCCCGGCATCGTCGCGCTGACCTGGGCCGGCTGGATCTACGCGAGCGAGGCGCTCGCGATCCGCGAACAGACCTTCTCGGCCGAGCCGCTGCCGCTGTACCCGTTCAAGTTCGTCATCCCGCTCGCGGGCTTCACGCTGCTGTTGCAGGGCATCGTCGAGATCATCCGCTGCGTGCAGTGCATCCGCGACGGCGCCTGGCCCTCGCGCGAGCAGGACGTCGAGGAGGTCGACGTCGAGAAGCTCAAGGAGATGGTGCACGTGAAGGACGCCGACATCGCCGCGCTCGACCGCGTGGTGGTCGCCAACGAGGCACGGGAGGGCGCGCGATGA